In Nicotiana tabacum cultivar K326 chromosome 19, ASM71507v2, whole genome shotgun sequence, one DNA window encodes the following:
- the LOC107795695 gene encoding UDP-galactose/UDP-glucose transporter 4-like: protein MKQALFLFGISLSRWQQFLLCSSGIIFAYLANEEYIYNRLQFSYGWYFTVAQGLVFLALIYFLNGFNPKQMVNPWNTSVKLSAVLMSSRGSTKGSLAFLSCPAQIMFRSTKVLHLMIGWALIPGMRRKYPPYEYKSAVLLVVGLILFTLADAQASPNFSVISVLKIAGAFIMDSFLVNAPAVFFKSDPDMTQMKMLFCSIGFQLLILDIIAMRELKPTWISCAQHPYVYGVLVLEACDTFTGQLSVLSVIAFLGAATTAMPLTKQHWCGLLLMCMGIIMKILQDNKPLPPRPQKTSPLCQTEKPSETEDNIFQIGTVCEEEEEKRDLWSKTKYS from the exons ATGAAACAAGCTCTGTTTCTCTTTGGTATTTCTCTTTCCAGATGGCAACAGTTCCTCTTGTGCTCTTCTGGGATTATCTTTGCGTATCTTGCTAATGAG GAATATATCTATAACAGGCTTCAATTCAG CTACGGATGGTACTTTACCGTTGCTCAAGGATTGGTTTTCCTGGCTCTGATATACTTCCTTAATGGTTTTAATCCAAAGCAAATGGTGAACCCATGGAACACTTCTGTTAAGTTATCTGCAGTTCTCATGAGCTCACGTGGATCAACCAAAGGCTCTTTGGCTTTCCTCAGCTGTCCAGCACAAATCATGTTCAGATCCACCAAG GTTTTGCACCTCATGATAGGATGGGCTCTCATACCAGGAATGCGACGAAAATATCCACCCTATGAATATAAATCTGCAGTACTCTTAGTAGTAGGCCTGATCCTTTTCACCTTGGCTGATGCACAAGCCTCGCCAAATTTCAGTGTAATTAGTGTGCTAAAGATAGCTGGTGCTTTTATCATGGATTCCTTTCTGGTGAATGCGCCAGCGGTATTCTTCAAGTCGGATCCTGACATGACACAG ATGAAGATGCTCTTTTGCTCAATCGGCTTTCAGTTGTTGATCCTGGATATTATTGCAATGCGAGAGCTAAAGCCAACATGGATTTCATGTGCTCAA CATCCCTACGTTTACGGAGTCTTAGTGCTTGAAGCTTGCGATACTTTCACGGGGCAACTGTCTGTCCTTTCTGTCATAGCATTTCTTGGTGCTGCTACCACTGCAATG CCTTTGACCAAACAACATTGGTGTGGATTGCTGTTGATGTGTATGGGTATTATAATGAAGATATTGCAGGACAACAAACCCCTACCGCCTAGGCCTCAGAAAACTTCACCTCTTTGTCAAACTGAAAAACCATCTGAGACTGAAGATAACATATTTCAAATAGGGACTGTATGTGAAGAGGAGGAAGAGAAGAGAGACCTTTGGTCTAAAACAAAATACTCCTAG
- the LOC107795687 gene encoding bax inhibitor 1-like — translation MNGIKDREYTIIRSISLSATVGSLLHLIWEVGGLFTILTCAASILCFLLTPPQGVKKRMLFLMTSACSFGASVNVGLFTTYLLGVDQGSVCNYLASLTMIFGCFSLVSPVNIAKEHPLL, via the exons ATGAACGGCATCAAAGACCGGGAGTATACAATTATCAG GTCTATCTCATTGAGCGCTACTGTTGGATCCTTGTTGCATTTGATCTGGGAAGTAGGGGGCTTGTTCACAATCCTTACTTGTGCTGCAAGTATACTCTGTTTTTTACTCACACCGCCGCAGGGCGTG AAGAAGAGGATGTTATTCTTGATGACAAGTGCCTGTTCCTTTGGGGCTTCTGTTAACGTTGGCCTTTTCACCACTTATCTCTTAGGAGTTGATCAAGG CTCTGTTTGTAACTATTTGGCAAGTTTAACAATGATCTTCGGTTGTTTCTCGTTGGTATCCCCTGTTAACATCGCGAAGGAACACCCTCTACTTTGA